Proteins from a genomic interval of Diaminobutyricimonas aerilata:
- a CDS encoding DUF4011 domain-containing protein gives MHVQKQVTAPHAISLGDPTLTTGNAAEPVWRRWREQLAAIGGTSPLLHFHDVPRSRIELSTTHPGGLAQFITGKTTMLSSLIRDELALRQAKLAAGAIASKGVELSTARGLDAVHLAIGIVEWSHDGTEYRAPILLRPLGIRRHGRDFELKLRGTARLNPELARALSSQFGIVLDADAFVALTTQEGSFKPNAVIDRLRGLTGHLDDIRVFPRLVVSSFVDVAGAMRADAADLAHPVLDALAGNASAKWEVEEGYRPVEPAHPDHREPTTDILLLDADAEQENVIAQIAAGNSVVVKTLPGTGGTQTIVNALGTLVAQNKRVLVVSPRRATLDGIAQRFADIGLAGLAVAPGTLRRDVIRSISRAEKAAKPQLAEVDDALVRLRRVLLDYRGALTKADPALGVSVLDCVTELSRLALLPTPPATTARLSREAIERLADDRHDAAEAMVAAARLGEFKYGPGDSAWYGAVFATGEEAGHAHSLAQRLADEALPRLLVRANHLIEGTALRPFTTIAELGIYLRLLTDLRETLDRFQPMVFDRSLSELISATASRRDAPEMSTGNRRRLKKLAREYVRPGVHVSDLHGALTRIQQQRILWQRYATAGAVPEVPVGIADVQVAYQQVAQDLASLDGPLGRTGRENALGQLPLDDLTRLVGALAEPSDVLHNLQERTQLMTRLRGLQLDPLIADLAVRHVPEDQVEAELELAWWTSSLESLLEQERALLGADTSVLDRLEADFRLVDEAHVAGSAGLLGWQLAENWKIGLVDWPDEADGLKKLLRHPSVTAYELQTTAPHLSRAIAPVWISSPYEVHTITDTMPFDAVVLVDAGATTLAENVGAIRRGKQIVAFGDPVTQTPAAFETAIPVAERDDRPTNSAHREGEDIEQLHADSALARLGSLLPTLSLTRSYRAGGEDLAELVNRRFYGGRIESFPWAGSFLGHGSLAIEHIREGSGLPDEETGAVESVDAEVARVVELVLDHAAKRPRESLMVITASAKHAVRVQQAVLNAVAGRADLTEFVVADRAEPFTVLTVEQAVAESRDRVIFSIGFGRTPHGRVLSNFGALGEPGGERLLAVAMTRARRALTVVSCFVADDLDEDRMQHGAVALAQILREVSARDAIEHLPDDSDPMLVDLARRLEARGVHSVLGHRGKLGLVAAHGGVCVTVDTDAALLGSSLRESLRLRPEILRRLGWHYVRVHAFELFSEPDAVADRICVLLGVPTGPVTEEIPVIRTADA, from the coding sequence ATGCACGTGCAGAAGCAGGTGACCGCTCCCCACGCGATCAGCCTCGGTGATCCCACGCTGACCACGGGGAACGCGGCCGAGCCCGTCTGGCGACGCTGGCGTGAACAGCTCGCCGCGATCGGCGGCACCTCCCCGCTGCTGCACTTCCACGACGTGCCGCGCTCCCGCATCGAGCTCTCGACCACGCACCCCGGCGGGCTCGCCCAGTTCATCACCGGCAAGACGACGATGCTGTCGAGTCTCATCCGCGACGAACTCGCCTTGCGCCAGGCGAAGCTCGCCGCCGGGGCGATCGCGTCGAAAGGCGTCGAACTGTCGACGGCCCGCGGACTCGACGCCGTGCACCTCGCCATCGGCATCGTCGAGTGGTCGCACGACGGCACCGAGTACCGCGCGCCGATCCTGCTGCGCCCGCTCGGCATCCGGCGCCACGGCCGCGACTTCGAACTCAAACTGCGCGGCACCGCGCGCCTCAACCCCGAACTCGCCCGCGCCCTGAGCAGCCAGTTCGGCATCGTGCTCGACGCCGACGCCTTCGTCGCCCTCACCACCCAGGAGGGCTCCTTCAAGCCCAACGCGGTCATCGACCGCTTGCGCGGCCTCACCGGGCACCTCGACGACATCCGCGTCTTCCCGCGACTCGTGGTCTCCTCGTTCGTCGATGTCGCCGGGGCCATGCGCGCCGACGCCGCCGACCTCGCGCATCCGGTGCTCGACGCCCTCGCCGGCAACGCGAGCGCCAAGTGGGAGGTGGAGGAGGGGTACCGCCCCGTCGAACCCGCCCACCCCGACCACCGGGAGCCGACCACCGACATCCTGCTACTCGACGCCGACGCCGAGCAGGAGAACGTCATCGCGCAGATCGCCGCGGGCAACTCCGTCGTCGTGAAGACGCTCCCGGGCACCGGCGGCACCCAGACGATCGTCAACGCCCTCGGCACGCTCGTGGCGCAGAACAAGCGCGTGCTCGTCGTGAGTCCGCGCCGCGCGACCCTCGACGGCATCGCGCAGCGTTTCGCCGACATCGGGCTCGCCGGCCTCGCTGTCGCCCCCGGCACGCTGCGTCGCGACGTCATCCGCTCGATCTCGCGGGCCGAGAAGGCCGCGAAGCCGCAACTCGCCGAGGTCGATGACGCGCTCGTGCGGCTGCGCCGCGTGCTGCTCGACTACCGCGGCGCGCTCACCAAGGCCGACCCGGCGCTCGGGGTCAGCGTGCTCGACTGCGTCACCGAACTGAGCCGGCTCGCGCTGCTGCCGACCCCTCCGGCGACGACGGCGCGACTCTCGCGCGAAGCGATCGAGCGGCTCGCCGACGACCGTCACGACGCCGCGGAGGCGATGGTGGCGGCCGCGCGCCTCGGCGAATTCAAGTACGGGCCCGGCGACTCCGCCTGGTACGGCGCCGTCTTCGCGACCGGCGAGGAGGCGGGTCACGCCCACTCGCTCGCGCAGCGCCTCGCGGACGAGGCACTGCCGCGCCTGCTCGTGCGCGCGAACCACCTCATCGAGGGCACCGCGCTGCGGCCCTTCACGACGATCGCCGAACTCGGCATCTACCTGCGGCTGCTCACCGACCTGCGCGAGACGCTCGACCGGTTCCAGCCGATGGTGTTCGACCGCTCCCTCAGCGAACTCATCTCCGCCACGGCATCGCGGCGCGACGCGCCGGAGATGTCGACGGGCAACCGCCGCCGGCTCAAGAAGCTCGCCCGCGAATACGTGCGCCCGGGTGTGCACGTCAGCGATCTGCACGGTGCGCTCACCAGGATCCAGCAGCAGCGCATCCTGTGGCAGCGCTACGCGACCGCCGGTGCGGTGCCGGAGGTGCCGGTCGGCATCGCGGATGTGCAGGTCGCCTACCAGCAGGTGGCGCAGGATCTCGCGTCCCTCGACGGCCCGCTCGGTCGCACCGGCCGGGAGAACGCCCTCGGGCAGCTGCCGCTCGACGACCTCACCCGACTCGTCGGCGCCCTCGCGGAGCCGTCGGACGTTCTGCACAACCTGCAGGAGCGCACGCAGCTCATGACGCGCCTGCGCGGGCTGCAGCTCGATCCGCTCATCGCCGACCTCGCCGTGCGACACGTTCCCGAGGACCAGGTCGAGGCGGAACTCGAACTCGCCTGGTGGACCTCGTCGCTCGAGTCGCTGCTCGAGCAGGAGCGCGCGCTGCTCGGCGCCGACACGAGCGTGCTCGACCGGCTCGAGGCGGACTTCCGTCTCGTCGACGAGGCGCACGTGGCCGGCAGCGCGGGTCTGCTCGGCTGGCAGCTCGCGGAGAACTGGAAGATCGGACTCGTCGACTGGCCGGATGAGGCGGACGGGCTCAAGAAGCTGCTGCGACACCCCAGCGTCACGGCGTACGAACTGCAGACGACCGCTCCGCACCTGTCGCGGGCGATCGCGCCGGTGTGGATCTCGTCGCCGTACGAGGTGCACACGATCACCGACACCATGCCGTTCGACGCGGTCGTGCTCGTCGACGCGGGGGCGACGACCCTCGCCGAGAACGTCGGCGCCATCCGTCGCGGCAAGCAGATCGTGGCGTTCGGAGACCCGGTGACGCAGACCCCGGCCGCGTTCGAGACCGCCATCCCGGTGGCCGAACGCGACGACCGGCCCACGAACTCCGCCCACCGCGAGGGCGAGGACATCGAGCAGCTGCACGCCGACTCGGCGCTCGCGCGTCTCGGCTCGCTGCTGCCGACCCTCTCGCTCACGCGCAGCTACCGCGCCGGGGGCGAGGACCTCGCCGAGCTCGTCAACCGCCGCTTCTACGGCGGACGCATCGAGTCGTTCCCGTGGGCGGGCAGCTTCCTCGGTCACGGCAGCCTCGCGATCGAGCACATCCGCGAGGGCAGCGGACTCCCCGACGAGGAGACCGGCGCCGTCGAGAGCGTCGACGCCGAGGTCGCCCGCGTGGTGGAGCTCGTGCTCGATCACGCCGCGAAGCGACCGCGCGAGTCGCTCATGGTCATCACCGCGAGCGCGAAGCACGCCGTGCGGGTGCAGCAGGCGGTGCTCAACGCCGTGGCCGGCCGCGCCGACCTCACCGAGTTCGTCGTCGCCGACCGCGCGGAACCGTTCACCGTCCTGACGGTGGAGCAGGCCGTGGCGGAGAGCCGCGACCGTGTCATCTTCTCCATCGGCTTCGGCCGCACCCCGCACGGTCGTGTGCTGTCGAACTTCGGCGCACTCGGCGAGCCCGGGGGAGAGCGGCTGCTCGCCGTGGCGATGACCCGCGCCCGGCGCGCCCTCACGGTCGTGTCGTGCTTCGTCGCCGACGACCTCGACGAGGACCGCATGCAGCACGGCGCCGTCGCCCTCGCGCAGATCCTGCGCGAGGTGTCGGCCCGCGATGCGATCGAGCACCTGCCCGACGACAGCGATCCGATGCTCGTCGACCTGGCCCGTCGCCTCGAGGCGCGCGGCGTGCACTCGGTGCTCGGGCACCGCGGCAAGCTCGGCCTCGTCGCCGCCCACGGCGGTGTGTGCGTCACCGTCGACACGGATGCGGCGCTGCTCGGTTCGTCGCTGCGGGAGTCGCTGCGGCTGCGTCCCGAGATCCTGCGCCGGCTCGGATGGCACTACGTCCGCGTGCACGCGTTCGAACTCTTCAGCGAGCCCGACGCGGTCGCTGACCGCATCTGCGTGCTGCTCGGAGTGCCCACGGGGCCGGTGACGGAGGAGATCCCCGTCATCCGCACCGCCGATGCCTGA